A window of the Helianthus annuus cultivar XRQ/B chromosome 4, HanXRQr2.0-SUNRISE, whole genome shotgun sequence genome harbors these coding sequences:
- the LOC110938222 gene encoding guanine nucleotide-binding protein subunit beta isoform X1 gives MSVSELKQRHIAATETVNSLRQRLNQKRLQLLDTDIAGYAKSLGKSPVAFGPTDLVCCRTLQGHTGKVYSLDWTHDKNRIVSASQDGRLIVWNALTSQKTHAIKLPCAWVMTCAFSPRGQSVACGGLDSVCSVFNLSSPTDKDGNIPVSRMLSGHKGYVSSCQYVPEEDNYLITSSGDQTCVLWDITTGLRTSVFGGEFQSGHTADVLSVSINSSNTRMFVSGSCDATARLWDTRVASRTVRTFHGHEGDVNSVKFFPDGNRFGTGSDDGACRLYDSRTGHQLQVYSPPQQQQQGGTGTDAPMVTSIAFSISGRLLFAGYSNGDCFVWDTLLAKVILNLGSLHNSHEARVSCLGLSSDGSALCTGSWDTDLKVSSNSVFRCILS, from the exons ATGTCTGTTTCGGAGCTCAAACAACGCCACATCGCTGCAACGGAAACTGTAAACTCTCTTCGACAACGGTTAAACCAGAAACGTCTTCAACTTCTCGATACCGACA TTGCTGGATATGCGAAATCGCTAGGGAAGTCTCCGGTTGCTTTCGGTCCGACTGATCTCGTTTGTTGTCGGACCTTACAAGGCCACACAGGGAAG GTTTATTCACTGGACTGGACTCATGACAAGAATCGAATAGTCAGTGCATCACAAGATGGCAGGTTAATAGTTTGGAACGCTCTCACAAGTCAGAAAACACACGCCATTAAACTACCATGTGCATGGGTGATGACATGTGCGTTCTCGCCACGTGGACAATCGGTTGCATGTGGCGGACTTGATAGTGTATGCTCCGTTTTTAATCTTAGCTCACCAACTGATAAAGATGGTAATATACCGGTATCAAGAATGCTTAGTGGTCACAAGGGTTATGTGTCATCTTGTCAATATGTTCCTGAGGaagataattatttaattacAAGCTCTGGTGATCAGACGTGTGTGTTGTGGGATATTACTACTG GACTCCGAACTTCTGTTTTTGGAGGCGAGTTTCAATCGGGACATACTGCTGATGTTTTAAG TGTTTCAATCAATAGCTCAAATACACGAATGTTTGTGTCGGGCTCTTGTGACGCAACTGCGCGCCTTTGGGACACTCGTGTTGCAAGTAGAACAGTAAGAACGTTTCACGGTCACGAGGGTGATGTTAATTCTGTAAAATTCTTTCCTGACGGAAATAGATTTGGAACCGGATCAGATGATGGAGCTTGCAGACTATATGACAGCAGAACCGGACACCAGTTACAAGTTTACTCCCcaccacaacagcagcagcaaggTGGCACTGGTACTGATGCACCTATGGTAACTTCTATTGCGTTCTCCATATCGGGCCGGCTTCTCTTTGCTGGATATTCTAATGGTGACTGTTTTGTATGGGATACTTTATTAGCAAAG GTGATTTTGAACTTGGGGTCACTTCATAACTCGCACGAGGCCCGTGTCAGTTGTTTGGGTTTATCTTCTGATGGCAGTGCATTGTGCACAGGAAGTTGGGATACGGATCTCAAGGTTAGCTCAAACTCGGTTTTCCGATGCATATTGTCATGA
- the LOC110938222 gene encoding guanine nucleotide-binding protein subunit beta isoform X2, with translation MSVSELKQRHIAATETVNSLRQRLNQKRLQLLDTDIAGYAKSLGKSPVAFGPTDLVCCRTLQGHTGKVYSLDWTHDKNRIVSASQDGRLIVWNALTSQKTHAIKLPCAWVMTCAFSPRGQSVACGGLDSVCSVFNLSSPTDKDGNIPVSRMLSGHKGYVSSCQYVPEEDNYLITSSGDQTCVLWDITTGLRTSVFGGEFQSGHTADVLSVSINSSNTRMFVSGSCDATARLWDTRVASRTVRTFHGHEGDVNSVKFFPDGNRFGTGSDDGACRLYDSRTGHQLQVYSPPQQQQQGGTGTDAPMVTSIAFSISGRLLFAGYSNGDCFVWDTLLAKVILNLGSLHNSHEARVSCLGLSSDGSALCTGSWDTDLKIWAFGGHRKVI, from the exons ATGTCTGTTTCGGAGCTCAAACAACGCCACATCGCTGCAACGGAAACTGTAAACTCTCTTCGACAACGGTTAAACCAGAAACGTCTTCAACTTCTCGATACCGACA TTGCTGGATATGCGAAATCGCTAGGGAAGTCTCCGGTTGCTTTCGGTCCGACTGATCTCGTTTGTTGTCGGACCTTACAAGGCCACACAGGGAAG GTTTATTCACTGGACTGGACTCATGACAAGAATCGAATAGTCAGTGCATCACAAGATGGCAGGTTAATAGTTTGGAACGCTCTCACAAGTCAGAAAACACACGCCATTAAACTACCATGTGCATGGGTGATGACATGTGCGTTCTCGCCACGTGGACAATCGGTTGCATGTGGCGGACTTGATAGTGTATGCTCCGTTTTTAATCTTAGCTCACCAACTGATAAAGATGGTAATATACCGGTATCAAGAATGCTTAGTGGTCACAAGGGTTATGTGTCATCTTGTCAATATGTTCCTGAGGaagataattatttaattacAAGCTCTGGTGATCAGACGTGTGTGTTGTGGGATATTACTACTG GACTCCGAACTTCTGTTTTTGGAGGCGAGTTTCAATCGGGACATACTGCTGATGTTTTAAG TGTTTCAATCAATAGCTCAAATACACGAATGTTTGTGTCGGGCTCTTGTGACGCAACTGCGCGCCTTTGGGACACTCGTGTTGCAAGTAGAACAGTAAGAACGTTTCACGGTCACGAGGGTGATGTTAATTCTGTAAAATTCTTTCCTGACGGAAATAGATTTGGAACCGGATCAGATGATGGAGCTTGCAGACTATATGACAGCAGAACCGGACACCAGTTACAAGTTTACTCCCcaccacaacagcagcagcaaggTGGCACTGGTACTGATGCACCTATGGTAACTTCTATTGCGTTCTCCATATCGGGCCGGCTTCTCTTTGCTGGATATTCTAATGGTGACTGTTTTGTATGGGATACTTTATTAGCAAAG GTGATTTTGAACTTGGGGTCACTTCATAACTCGCACGAGGCCCGTGTCAGTTGTTTGGGTTTATCTTCTGATGGCAGTGCATTGTGCACAGGAAGTTGGGATACGGATCTCAAG ATTTGGGCTTTTGGTGGACACAGAAAAGTGATTTGA